One genomic window of Hymenobacter sp. J193 includes the following:
- a CDS encoding DUF2480 family protein: MEDILINRVAQSALTTLNLEEFIHPGERVVYDIKENLFHGLMLREKDFREFIKTHDWTQYAGQNVAIICSADAIVPTWAYMLLASKLQSYAHRYVFGNLEALEQELFQEAIAGIDAEQYRDAKLVIKGCGEKPVPTYAYVAIMQKLLPVAASIMYGEPCSTVPLYKRPKA; the protein is encoded by the coding sequence ATGGAAGACATCCTCATCAACCGGGTGGCGCAAAGCGCCCTCACCACGCTCAACCTGGAAGAGTTTATTCATCCGGGCGAGCGGGTGGTGTATGACATCAAGGAAAACCTGTTTCATGGGCTGATGCTGCGCGAAAAGGACTTCCGCGAGTTCATCAAAACCCACGACTGGACGCAGTACGCGGGCCAGAATGTGGCCATCATCTGCTCGGCCGATGCCATTGTGCCCACCTGGGCCTACATGCTGCTGGCTTCCAAGCTCCAGAGCTACGCGCACCGCTACGTGTTCGGCAACCTGGAGGCGCTGGAGCAGGAGCTGTTCCAGGAAGCCATTGCCGGTATCGACGCCGAGCAGTACCGCGACGCCAAGCTGGTGATAAAAGGCTGCGGCGAAAAGCCCGTGCCCACCTACGCTTACGTGGCCATCATGCAGAAGCTGCTGCCCGTGGCCGCCAGCATCATGTACGGGGAGCCGTGCAGCACCGTGCCCCTCTACAAGCGCCCCAAAGCCTAA
- a CDS encoding transporter, whose translation MYFFRVLAACLCLSVAARAQDKPKTCPYDSAHFSLFKPVPRNQLRPLRPDRPGVTESPFTVDAGHFQLEMDGLRLINSREDDEQSRTWKVAYTVVKLGLSRRTDVQLEVPLYKIEKERTADAPWQRRASFGDMTLRVKHNFLGDDQEGPVAMGVVAYTRLPTSGRGAVEGGLILPVNVELPHRWNFDVQLEADVNYDQETHNHYLRLMPSVALDHEFNDTFSFLVEGVTQWDELHSGWRSSLNLAPIISFGENFQADLGTHLALSKEAEREFFVGFTYRR comes from the coding sequence ATGTACTTTTTCCGTGTGCTGGCCGCCTGCCTGTGCCTATCCGTGGCTGCTCGGGCGCAGGATAAACCCAAAACCTGCCCCTACGATTCCGCCCATTTCAGCCTATTCAAGCCCGTGCCCCGCAACCAGCTGCGCCCCCTGCGGCCCGACCGGCCCGGCGTGACGGAAAGCCCATTTACGGTAGATGCCGGCCACTTTCAGCTTGAAATGGACGGCCTGCGCCTTATCAACTCCCGCGAGGACGATGAGCAGAGCCGCACCTGGAAAGTGGCCTACACCGTGGTCAAGCTCGGCCTCAGCCGCCGCACCGACGTGCAGCTGGAAGTGCCGCTGTACAAGATTGAAAAAGAGCGCACCGCCGATGCGCCCTGGCAGCGCCGCGCCAGCTTTGGCGACATGACGCTACGGGTCAAGCACAACTTTCTGGGTGATGATCAGGAAGGCCCCGTGGCCATGGGGGTAGTGGCCTACACGCGCCTGCCCACCAGCGGCCGGGGCGCCGTGGAAGGTGGCCTTATCCTGCCCGTGAACGTGGAGCTGCCGCACCGCTGGAACTTCGACGTACAGCTGGAAGCCGACGTGAACTACGACCAGGAGACCCACAACCACTACCTGCGCCTGATGCCCTCCGTGGCCCTCGACCACGAGTTCAACGACACCTTCAGCTTTCTGGTGGAAGGCGTGACGCAGTGGGACGAGCTGCACAGCGGCTGGCGCTCCTCGCTCAATCTGGCGCCTATCATTTCCTTTGGGGAAAACTTTCAGGCCGACCTAGGCACGCATCTGGCGCTCAGCAAAGAAGCCGAGCGGGAATTCTTCGTGGGGTTCACGTACCGCCGCTAG
- a CDS encoding APC family permease — protein sequence MSEPAAVNSYKLSLLTGVAIVVASMVGTGVFTSLGFQVLGIQSGFALLMLWVVGGLIALCGALCYGELAAAMPRSGGEYHYLSQIYHPALGFLSGWVSATVGFAAPTALAAMALGRYAQSVWPALSPQWLSVGVVLALTAVHATNKQAGSRLQVIITTVKVLVLVLFIGAGLAAATPTDLAFVPQAADWQQLLSPAFAVSLVYVSYAYSGWNAAAYLTGEMANPQRNLPRILLLGTALVLLLYVGLNFVFLYSTPIPRLAGQVEVGFVAATEIFGSAAGRLMGGVIAVLLVSTVSSMIFAGPRIVQVMGEDLPPLRGLGKVSAAGIPVRATLLQTALTLLFLLTATFEQVLLYAGFVLSLFTFLTVLGLFVLRWRRPELPRPYRAWGYPITPLLFLALNGWTLWFIIDDKPRETGYGLLTLLVGLLVYYVGRGVGRRG from the coding sequence ATGTCTGAGCCCGCCGCCGTCAACTCCTATAAACTTAGTTTGCTTACGGGCGTGGCCATTGTGGTGGCCAGCATGGTGGGCACGGGCGTGTTTACCAGCCTGGGGTTTCAGGTGCTGGGCATCCAGAGCGGGTTTGCTTTGCTGATGCTGTGGGTGGTGGGCGGCCTCATTGCTCTGTGCGGGGCCTTGTGCTACGGCGAGCTGGCGGCGGCCATGCCTCGCTCGGGCGGGGAGTACCACTACCTGTCGCAGATTTATCACCCGGCGCTGGGCTTTCTGTCGGGGTGGGTGTCGGCTACGGTGGGGTTTGCGGCGCCCACGGCCCTGGCGGCTATGGCGCTGGGGCGCTACGCCCAGAGCGTGTGGCCGGCGTTGTCGCCGCAATGGCTGTCGGTGGGCGTGGTGCTGGCCCTCACGGCCGTGCACGCCACCAACAAGCAGGCCGGCAGCCGCCTGCAGGTCATCATTACCACGGTGAAGGTGCTGGTGCTGGTGCTGTTTATCGGGGCGGGGCTGGCGGCAGCCACGCCTACGGACCTGGCATTTGTGCCCCAGGCGGCCGACTGGCAGCAGCTGCTGAGCCCGGCCTTTGCCGTGTCGTTGGTGTATGTGTCGTACGCTTACTCGGGCTGGAACGCGGCGGCCTACCTCACCGGCGAAATGGCCAACCCCCAGCGCAACCTGCCCCGCATTCTGCTGCTGGGCACCGCGCTGGTGCTTTTGCTTTATGTGGGGCTGAACTTCGTGTTTCTGTATTCGACGCCCATTCCCCGGCTGGCCGGGCAGGTGGAAGTGGGCTTCGTGGCCGCCACGGAAATCTTCGGGTCGGCGGCGGGCCGGCTGATGGGCGGCGTCATTGCGGTACTGCTGGTGTCCACGGTCAGCTCCATGATTTTTGCCGGGCCGCGCATTGTGCAGGTGATGGGGGAGGACCTGCCCCCGCTCCGGGGCCTGGGCAAAGTAAGCGCGGCCGGCATTCCGGTGCGGGCCACGCTCTTGCAAACGGCCCTCACGCTGCTGTTCCTGCTCACGGCCACCTTCGAGCAGGTGTTGCTCTACGCAGGGTTTGTGCTTAGCTTGTTCACGTTCCTGACGGTGCTGGGGCTGTTTGTGCTGCGCTGGCGCCGGCCCGAGCTGCCGCGTCCCTACCGGGCCTGGGGCTACCCCATCACTCCGCTGCTATTTCTGGCCCTCAACGGCTGGACGCTCTGGTTTATCATCGACGACAAGCCCCGCGAAACCGGCTACGGCCTGCTTACGCTGCTGGTGGGGCTGCTGGTGTACTACGTGGGGCGCGGGGTAGGCCGCCGGGGTTAA
- a CDS encoding ion transporter, producing the protein MKITPPDPGSASWKRKAYSVIFESDTRAGRAFDILLLVAICFSVLAVMLESVRSIDARYGPILRAVEWFMTGLFIIEYLLRLLVVRRPLAYALSWLGIIDFLAIVPTLASLLSVGSRNLIVIRTLRLLRVFRIFKLGQFVGEGEFILTALKASRHKILVFLTAVLTLVVVIGTLMYVVEGGKNGFTSIPKSIYWAIVTLTTVGYGDISPVTVLGQTLASVLMILGYAIIAVPTGIVSAQMASPGRPAAPAFKQVICHVCQATEHRPEAEYCWHCGEKL; encoded by the coding sequence ATGAAAATCACTCCCCCTGACCCCGGCAGCGCCTCCTGGAAGCGCAAGGCGTACAGCGTCATCTTCGAATCGGACACGCGCGCCGGGCGGGCCTTCGATATCCTGCTGCTGGTGGCCATCTGCTTTAGCGTGCTGGCCGTGATGCTGGAAAGCGTGCGGTCCATAGATGCCCGCTACGGCCCCATTCTGCGGGCCGTGGAGTGGTTTATGACGGGGCTGTTCATCATCGAATACCTGTTGCGGCTGCTGGTGGTGCGCCGTCCGCTGGCCTACGCGCTCAGCTGGCTCGGCATCATCGATTTTCTGGCCATTGTACCTACGCTGGCCAGTCTGCTGTCCGTTGGCAGCCGCAACCTCATCGTGATTCGGACGCTGCGGCTCCTGCGCGTGTTCCGCATCTTCAAGCTGGGCCAGTTTGTGGGCGAAGGCGAGTTTATTTTGACGGCCCTCAAAGCCAGCCGCCACAAGATTCTGGTGTTTCTCACGGCCGTGCTTACGCTGGTGGTCGTCATCGGCACGCTCATGTACGTGGTGGAGGGCGGCAAAAATGGCTTCACCAGCATTCCGAAGAGCATTTACTGGGCCATCGTCACGCTCACCACCGTGGGCTACGGCGACATTTCCCCCGTGACGGTGCTGGGCCAGACGCTGGCTTCGGTGCTTATGATTCTGGGCTACGCCATCATTGCCGTGCCCACGGGCATCGTATCGGCCCAGATGGCCTCGCCCGGCCGGCCGGCGGCCCCGGCCTTCAAGCAGGTCATCTGCCACGTGTGCCAGGCCACCGAGCACCGCCCCGAGGCCGAATACTGCTGGCACTGTGGCGAGAAGCTTTGA